In Arthrobacter sp. B3I4, the following proteins share a genomic window:
- the narH gene encoding nitrate reductase subunit beta, with product MRVMAQMGMVMNLDKCIGCHTCSVTCKQAWTNRAGTEYVWFNNVETRPGQGYPRRYEDQDKWRGGWELNKRGKLVLKAGGRVKKMFGIFASPVQPELKDYYEPWTYDYKTLVDAPLGDDFPVARPKSLITGEDTKITWSANWDDDLGGSTEHGHLDPIVEKIRRESEDKIKFAYEQTFMFYLPRICEHCLNPSCMASCPSGAIYKRVEDGIVLVDQDRCRGWRQCITGCPYKKMYFNHKTGKAEKCTFCYPRVEVGLPTVCSETCVGRLRYLGLFLYDADAVTAAAAVTDPQELYDAQMDVLLDPSDPAVQAEARAQGIPEDWIDAARRSPVYALAKVYKVALPLHPEYRTMPMVWYVPPLSPVVDLLRDQGHDGEDAGNLFGAIDALRIPVEYLAELFTAGDTDRVTAVLRKLAAMRSFMRGISLGNDPDESIAEAVGMDGQTMYEMYRLMAIAKYEDRYVIPTAHVEQAHDLEEMGCSLDFEGGPGMQDSSPFGEASGRPVPVAVETFNALRDRQTTGGIEPGTNLRGRVNLLNWDGRGAPLGLFPQKDAEPGTLAAAEDQP from the coding sequence ATGCGCGTGATGGCTCAAATGGGCATGGTAATGAACCTGGACAAATGCATCGGCTGCCACACCTGTTCGGTGACCTGCAAGCAGGCCTGGACCAACCGCGCCGGCACCGAATATGTCTGGTTCAACAACGTCGAAACCCGTCCCGGACAGGGGTATCCGCGCCGCTACGAGGACCAGGACAAATGGCGCGGAGGCTGGGAACTGAACAAGCGCGGCAAGCTGGTCCTCAAGGCCGGCGGCCGGGTCAAGAAGATGTTCGGCATCTTCGCCAGCCCCGTCCAGCCGGAGCTCAAGGACTATTACGAGCCGTGGACCTACGACTACAAAACGCTCGTTGACGCGCCGCTGGGCGACGACTTTCCGGTGGCCCGGCCCAAATCCCTCATCACCGGGGAGGACACCAAGATCACCTGGTCGGCGAACTGGGACGATGACCTGGGCGGCTCCACCGAGCACGGGCACCTGGACCCGATCGTGGAAAAGATCCGCCGGGAGTCCGAAGACAAGATCAAGTTCGCCTACGAACAGACCTTCATGTTCTACCTGCCGCGGATCTGCGAACACTGCCTAAACCCCTCGTGTATGGCGTCCTGCCCCTCCGGCGCGATCTACAAGCGCGTCGAGGACGGGATCGTGCTGGTGGACCAGGACCGGTGCCGCGGCTGGCGGCAGTGCATCACCGGCTGCCCGTACAAGAAGATGTACTTCAACCACAAGACCGGCAAGGCCGAGAAGTGCACCTTCTGCTACCCCCGGGTGGAGGTGGGACTGCCCACGGTCTGCTCGGAAACCTGCGTGGGGCGGCTGCGGTACCTGGGGTTGTTCCTGTACGACGCCGACGCCGTCACCGCGGCGGCGGCCGTCACCGACCCGCAGGAGCTCTACGACGCCCAAATGGACGTGCTGCTGGATCCCAGTGACCCGGCCGTGCAAGCCGAGGCCCGCGCCCAGGGTATCCCCGAGGACTGGATCGACGCCGCCCGGCGCTCGCCGGTCTACGCCCTCGCCAAGGTCTATAAGGTGGCGCTTCCGCTCCACCCCGAGTACCGGACCATGCCGATGGTCTGGTACGTCCCGCCGCTGTCACCGGTCGTTGACCTGCTACGCGACCAGGGGCACGACGGCGAAGACGCCGGCAACCTTTTCGGCGCCATCGACGCGCTGCGGATCCCGGTCGAGTACCTCGCCGAACTCTTCACCGCCGGCGACACGGACCGGGTCACGGCAGTGCTGAGGAAACTCGCCGCGATGCGCTCCTTCATGCGCGGCATCAGCCTGGGCAATGATCCGGACGAGTCCATCGCCGAAGCCGTGGGCATGGACGGGCAGACCATGTACGAGATGTACCGGCTGATGGCGATCGCGAAGTACGAGGACCGGTATGTGATCCCCACCGCGCACGTCGAACAGGCCCACGACCTCGAAGAAATGGGCTGTTCCCTGGACTTCGAGGGCGGCCCCGGCATGCAGGACTCCTCACCGTTTGGTGAGGCCAGCGGCAGGCCGGTTCCGGTGGCCGTGGAAACCTTCAACGCACTCCGGGACCGGCAGACCACCGGCGGGATAGAGCCGGGGACGAACCTGCGGGGCAGGGTCAACCTGCTGAACTGGGACGGCCGCGGTGCGCCGCTGGGGCTGTTTCCGCAGAAGGATGCCGAGCCAGGCACCTTGGCTGCGGCGGAGGACCAGCCATGA
- a CDS encoding nitrate reductase subunit alpha has product MTAGGAAGLDGPASDAMLKLGRFFTKWDETDDGRAVFRDGGRKGDVFYRDRWSHDKVVRSTHGVNCTGSCSWKVYVKDGIITWESQQTDYPSVGPDSPEYEPRGCPRGAAFSWYTYSPTRVRFPYARGVLVEMYREAKARLGDPVLAFADVVGDPERRRRYQQARGKGGLVRVSWQEAIEIAAAAHVNTVKTYGPDRCAGFSPIPAMSMVSHAVGNRFIQLIGGVMTSFYDWYADLPVASPQVFGDQTDVPESGDWWDARYLMMWGSNVPVTRTPDAHWMTEVRYRGTKVVTVSPDYADNTKFADEWLPAQAGTDAALAMGMGHVMLKEFFVDREVPFFSDYVRQYTDLPFLVTLERREDGTLTPAKFLTAKDLPAESLAEDAAFRTVLFDKKAGRPAVPNGSMGFRYSASGEGKWNLDLEGIEPALSLLEVSADSAEILLPCFEAADGTGSVLRRGVPVIELEGGLVTTVFDLMLAQYGVGRAGLPGDWAAGYDDAATPYTPAWQEEITSVPAQACIRVAREFARNAEQSKGRSMIIMGAGICQWFHGDATYRAVLALVMLTGCMGRNGGGWAHYVGQEKTRPVTGWVSLANALDWARPPRTMIGTGYWYMHTDQWRQDGYSADALKSPLSTGALDGLHTADAMAQSARLGWMPFYPQFDRNPLDLADEAEAAVAAGTAKDTPGYIAEALKNRTLNPAIEDVDAPENWPRTLILWRSNLFGSSAKGNEYFLRNLLGTHHNVLGKDHAEGLKPRDVRCHEQAPEGKLDLLVSADFRMTSTTLLSDVVFPAATWYEKHDLSSTDMHPFVHAFTPAIDPPWETKTDFDTFHLLAREFSRLATTHLGVRRDLVSVPLQHDTPGQLAQPGGTVRDWRDPGIPAVPGQNMPIFSVVERDYTAIADKLAAVGPLADKLGFTVKNVTYKLAGPLNRLSQSNGVMLGGAADGRPAIDTDAKMAEAILAFSGTTNGALSVQGFKDLEVRTGRKLADLSEGSEEKFITFAQTQAGPVPVITSPEWSGSETGGRRYAPFTINIERLKPFHTLTGRMHFFLDHDWIRDIGEALPIYRPPLDMHRLFGEPKLGRDGALEVVVRYLTPHSKWSIHSEYQDNLLMLSLSRGGPTVWMSPSDAESIQVKDNDWVECLNINGVLVARAIVSHRMPAGVVYVYHAQERTIDVPKSEATGRRGGIHNSVTRLLVKPSHLIGGYAHLAYAFNYLGPTGNQRDMVATVRRRSQEVQY; this is encoded by the coding sequence GCCGTGTTCCGGGACGGCGGCCGCAAGGGCGACGTCTTCTACCGCGACCGCTGGAGCCACGACAAAGTGGTCCGCTCCACCCATGGAGTGAACTGCACCGGATCCTGCTCCTGGAAGGTGTACGTCAAGGACGGCATCATCACCTGGGAATCCCAGCAGACCGACTACCCCTCCGTTGGCCCGGACAGCCCAGAATACGAACCCCGCGGCTGCCCGCGCGGTGCGGCGTTCTCCTGGTACACCTACTCGCCCACCCGGGTCCGGTTCCCTTACGCCCGGGGCGTGCTCGTGGAAATGTACCGCGAGGCCAAGGCCCGGCTGGGCGATCCGGTGCTGGCCTTCGCCGACGTGGTGGGGGACCCGGAGCGGCGGCGCCGCTACCAGCAGGCCCGCGGCAAAGGCGGCCTGGTCCGCGTCTCCTGGCAGGAGGCGATCGAGATCGCCGCTGCGGCGCACGTCAACACGGTCAAAACCTACGGACCGGACCGCTGTGCCGGGTTCTCGCCGATTCCCGCGATGTCCATGGTTTCGCACGCGGTGGGCAACCGCTTCATCCAGCTCATCGGCGGCGTGATGACGTCCTTCTACGACTGGTACGCGGACCTGCCCGTTGCCAGCCCGCAGGTCTTCGGCGACCAGACCGACGTTCCCGAATCCGGCGACTGGTGGGACGCCCGCTACCTGATGATGTGGGGCTCCAACGTTCCCGTCACCCGGACCCCGGACGCGCACTGGATGACCGAGGTGCGCTACCGCGGCACCAAGGTGGTCACTGTCAGCCCGGACTACGCTGACAATACGAAGTTTGCGGACGAATGGCTCCCGGCACAGGCAGGCACGGACGCCGCCCTGGCAATGGGGATGGGGCACGTCATGCTCAAGGAGTTCTTCGTTGACCGGGAGGTTCCGTTCTTCTCCGACTACGTCCGGCAGTACACCGACCTGCCGTTCCTGGTCACCTTGGAACGGCGCGAGGACGGGACGCTCACCCCGGCGAAGTTCCTCACCGCTAAGGACCTTCCCGCCGAGTCCCTGGCTGAAGACGCCGCGTTCCGTACCGTGCTGTTCGACAAGAAGGCCGGCCGGCCGGCGGTTCCCAACGGTTCGATGGGGTTCCGCTACTCCGCCAGCGGCGAGGGCAAGTGGAACCTCGATCTTGAAGGGATCGAGCCGGCGCTCTCGCTCCTGGAGGTCTCCGCGGACAGTGCCGAAATCCTGCTTCCCTGTTTCGAGGCAGCCGATGGTACCGGCAGCGTGCTCCGCCGCGGCGTGCCGGTCATTGAACTGGAAGGCGGGCTGGTGACCACGGTTTTTGACCTGATGCTGGCCCAGTACGGCGTGGGTCGGGCCGGGCTGCCGGGGGACTGGGCCGCGGGCTACGACGACGCCGCCACCCCGTACACTCCCGCCTGGCAGGAGGAGATCACCTCCGTCCCGGCGCAGGCCTGCATCCGGGTGGCCCGCGAGTTCGCCCGCAACGCCGAACAATCCAAGGGCCGGTCGATGATCATCATGGGCGCCGGAATCTGCCAGTGGTTCCACGGCGACGCCACCTACCGGGCAGTGCTGGCCCTGGTGATGCTGACCGGCTGCATGGGCCGCAACGGCGGCGGCTGGGCCCATTACGTCGGACAGGAAAAGACCCGCCCCGTCACCGGCTGGGTGTCGCTGGCCAATGCCCTGGACTGGGCGCGGCCGCCGCGGACCATGATCGGCACCGGGTACTGGTACATGCACACCGACCAGTGGCGGCAGGACGGCTACTCCGCGGATGCGCTGAAATCACCGTTGTCCACCGGTGCCCTGGACGGCCTGCATACCGCGGATGCGATGGCCCAGTCAGCCAGGCTCGGCTGGATGCCGTTCTACCCGCAGTTCGACCGGAACCCGCTGGACCTCGCCGACGAAGCCGAGGCCGCCGTCGCCGCCGGGACAGCAAAGGACACGCCCGGCTACATAGCGGAGGCCCTCAAAAACCGCACCCTCAACCCGGCGATCGAGGACGTGGACGCCCCGGAGAACTGGCCGCGGACCCTGATCTTGTGGCGTTCGAACCTGTTTGGTTCCTCGGCCAAGGGCAACGAGTATTTCCTGCGGAACCTTCTGGGCACCCATCACAACGTCCTGGGCAAAGACCATGCGGAAGGCCTCAAACCGCGCGACGTGAGGTGCCATGAGCAGGCGCCCGAAGGAAAGCTGGACCTGCTGGTCTCCGCGGATTTCCGGATGACCTCGACGACGCTGCTCTCCGACGTCGTCTTCCCGGCCGCCACCTGGTACGAAAAACACGACTTGTCCTCCACGGACATGCACCCGTTCGTGCACGCGTTCACCCCTGCCATCGACCCGCCGTGGGAAACCAAGACCGACTTCGACACCTTCCACCTGCTGGCCCGCGAGTTCTCCAGGCTGGCCACGACCCACCTGGGGGTCCGCCGGGACTTGGTCAGCGTCCCGCTGCAGCACGACACCCCCGGCCAGCTCGCCCAGCCCGGCGGCACGGTCCGTGACTGGCGGGACCCCGGCATTCCCGCTGTCCCGGGACAGAACATGCCCATTTTCTCGGTGGTGGAGCGGGACTACACGGCCATCGCGGACAAGCTGGCCGCCGTCGGGCCGCTGGCTGACAAACTTGGCTTCACGGTCAAGAACGTCACCTACAAGCTCGCCGGCCCGCTCAACCGGCTCAGCCAGTCCAACGGGGTGATGCTTGGCGGCGCCGCGGACGGCCGGCCGGCGATCGATACGGACGCGAAAATGGCTGAGGCTATCCTGGCTTTTTCCGGGACCACCAACGGGGCGCTGTCGGTGCAGGGCTTCAAGGATCTCGAAGTGCGCACCGGCAGGAAACTGGCCGACCTCTCCGAGGGCTCGGAGGAAAAGTTCATCACCTTCGCCCAGACCCAGGCCGGGCCCGTCCCGGTGATCACCTCGCCGGAGTGGTCCGGCTCGGAGACCGGCGGCCGGCGCTATGCCCCGTTCACCATCAACATTGAGCGGCTGAAACCCTTCCACACCCTCACCGGGCGGATGCACTTCTTCCTGGACCACGACTGGATCCGGGACATCGGCGAGGCGCTGCCGATCTACCGCCCGCCGCTGGACATGCACCGGCTCTTCGGTGAGCCGAAGCTGGGCCGTGACGGGGCCCTGGAGGTGGTGGTCCGTTACCTGACACCGCATTCGAAGTGGTCGATCCACTCCGAATACCAGGACAACCTGCTGATGCTCTCGCTCTCCCGCGGCGGCCCCACTGTGTGGATGAGCCCGTCCGACGCCGAGTCCATCCAGGTCAAGGACAACGACTGGGTCGAGTGCCTCAACATCAACGGGGTTCTGGTGGCGCGGGCAATCGTCAGCCACCGGATGCCGGCCGGCGTCGTCTACGTCTACCACGCGCAGGAACGCACCATCGACGTACCGAAGTCCGAGGCCACCGGGAGGCGCGGGGGCATCCACAACTCGGTGACCCGGCTGCTGGTGAAGCCTTCGCACCTGATCGGCGGCTACGCCCACCTGGCCTACGCCTTCAACTACCTCGGCCCCACCGGAAACCAGCGGGACATGGTGGCGACCGTCCGCCGCCGGTCCCAGGAGGTGCAGTATTGA